The Apium graveolens cultivar Ventura chromosome 6, ASM990537v1, whole genome shotgun sequence genome contains a region encoding:
- the LOC141667034 gene encoding protein DAMAGED DNA-BINDING 2 isoform X1 has protein sequence MAPQEARRMKFAQVVIERDSDTEESSSEEEEEEEDVESEETKKQQVENSKGKAPITISLKKVCKVCKKTGHEAGFKGATYIDCPMKPCFLCKLPGHTTITCPHRVATEYGVIPAAHKNTRNSLEFIFERQLRPKITKIKPKVVIPSHVSCAVIRYHSRRVTCLEFHPTKYNIILSGDKKGQLGVWDFEQVYEKTVYGNIHSCILNHMKFNPRNDGTVYGASSDGTLSCTDLETGLSSSLMNINPNGWQSPNTFRMLYGMDVNPEKGLVLAADNFGSLYMVDIRSNSQIGEAVLIHKKGSKVTGLNFNPVQPDLLLSCGNDHFARLWDIRRLDAGSSLHQLSHKRVVNSAYFSPQSGSKILTTAQDNRIRVWDSIFGKLDSPSREIVHSHDFNRHLTPFRAEWDPKDPSESVAVVGRYISENYNGIALHPIDFINISTGQLIAEVMDPNITTISPVNKLHPQYDVLASGSSRSIFIWKPEKDQSESIEDRVKKNIIVCGKAEKKRKSEGDSDESDNDIYKAKKNIKSTKTKAKSISVVIKGKQ, from the exons ATGGCACCACAAGAAGCAAGAAGAATGAAATTTGCACAAGTGGTGATTGAGAGAGACTCAGACACAGAGGAAAGCTCatcagaagaagaagaagaagaagaagatgttGAAAGCGAAGAAACAAAGAAACAACAAGTGGAAAACAGCAAAGGGAAGGCCCCCATTACCATAAGCCTTAAGAAAGTTTGTAAA GTGTGCAAGAAGACAGGACATGAAGCAGGGTTTAAGGGGGCTACTTACATTGACTGTCCTATGAAACCTTGTTTTCTCTGCAAATTGCCTG GCCATACGACAATCACTTGTCCTCATCGAGTTGCCACTGAATACGGTGTTATACCAGCAGCCCACAAAAATACACGGAACTCGTTGGAATTTATTTTCGAACGTCAGTTGAGACCCAAAATTACAAAG ATCAAACCAAAAGTTGTTATACCAAGTCATGTGAGCTGTGCGGTAATTAGATACCATAGCAGAAGAGTTACATGCTTGGAGTTCCACCCAACTAAATATAACATTATTTTATCTGGTGATAAG AAAGGACAGCTTGGAGTCTGGGATTTTGAACAAGTTTATGAAAAGACAGTTTATGGCAACATACATAGTTGTATACTCAATCACATGAA GTTTAATCCGAGAAATGATGGTACAGTATATGGGGCATCCTCAGATGGAACTCTTAGTTGCACAGACTTGGAGACAGGACTTTCATCATCATTGATGAATATTAACCCCAATGGATGGCAG AGCCCAAACACGTTTAGGATGCTCTACGGGATGGATGTAAACCCAGAGAAAGGTCTTGTGCTTGCTGCAGATAATTTTGGATCTTTGTATAT GGTTGATATCCGCTCCAACAGCCAAATTGGGGAGGCTGTCTTGATTCACAAAAAGGGAAGCAAAGTGACAGGGTTAAACTTCAATCCTGTTCAGCCAGATCTCCTCCTTAGTTGTGGAAATGATCACTTT GCTCGTTTATGGGATATTCGTCGATTGGATGCTGGATCTTCTTTGCATCAGCTTTCACATAAACGTGTAGTAAACTCAGCCTACTTTTCTCCACAAAGCGGCAGTAAAATACTTACCACAGCACAGGACAACCGTATTCGTGTATGGGATTCTATTTTTGGGAAGCTTGATTCTCCAAGTAGAGAAATCGTACACAGTCATGATTTTAATAGACATCTGACCCCCTTCCGAGCTGAATGGGATCCAAAG GACCCTTCGGAGTCTGTTGCAGTTGTTGGACGTTATATAAGTGAAAATTACAACGGAATTGCACTGCATCCTATTGATTTTATCAACATCAGCACAGGGCAACTGATTGCTGAGGTCATGGACCCTAACATTACGACTATAAGTCCTGTGAACAAGCTGCATCCTCAATATGATGTTCTGGCATCCGGTAGCTCCAG GTCCATATTCATCTGGAAGCCTGAGAAGGATCAGTCCGAGTCCATCGAGGATAGGGTTAAAAAGAATATTATTGTTTGTGGTAAGGCTGAGAAGAAAAGGAAATCCGAGGGCGACAGCGACGAGTCAGACAATGACATATACAAAGCTAAGAAGAACATTAAGTCCACGAAAACAAAGGCAAAATCAATCTCAGTGGTCATCAAGGGTAAGCAATGA
- the LOC141667034 gene encoding protein DAMAGED DNA-BINDING 2 isoform X2, with amino-acid sequence MAPQEARRMKFAQVVIERDSDTEESSSEEEEEEEDVESEETKKQQVENSKGKAPITISLKKVCKTGHEAGFKGATYIDCPMKPCFLCKLPGHTTITCPHRVATEYGVIPAAHKNTRNSLEFIFERQLRPKITKIKPKVVIPSHVSCAVIRYHSRRVTCLEFHPTKYNIILSGDKKGQLGVWDFEQVYEKTVYGNIHSCILNHMKFNPRNDGTVYGASSDGTLSCTDLETGLSSSLMNINPNGWQSPNTFRMLYGMDVNPEKGLVLAADNFGSLYMVDIRSNSQIGEAVLIHKKGSKVTGLNFNPVQPDLLLSCGNDHFARLWDIRRLDAGSSLHQLSHKRVVNSAYFSPQSGSKILTTAQDNRIRVWDSIFGKLDSPSREIVHSHDFNRHLTPFRAEWDPKDPSESVAVVGRYISENYNGIALHPIDFINISTGQLIAEVMDPNITTISPVNKLHPQYDVLASGSSRSIFIWKPEKDQSESIEDRVKKNIIVCGKAEKKRKSEGDSDESDNDIYKAKKNIKSTKTKAKSISVVIKGKQ; translated from the exons ATGGCACCACAAGAAGCAAGAAGAATGAAATTTGCACAAGTGGTGATTGAGAGAGACTCAGACACAGAGGAAAGCTCatcagaagaagaagaagaagaagaagatgttGAAAGCGAAGAAACAAAGAAACAACAAGTGGAAAACAGCAAAGGGAAGGCCCCCATTACCATAAGCCTTAAGAAAGTTTGTAAA ACAGGACATGAAGCAGGGTTTAAGGGGGCTACTTACATTGACTGTCCTATGAAACCTTGTTTTCTCTGCAAATTGCCTG GCCATACGACAATCACTTGTCCTCATCGAGTTGCCACTGAATACGGTGTTATACCAGCAGCCCACAAAAATACACGGAACTCGTTGGAATTTATTTTCGAACGTCAGTTGAGACCCAAAATTACAAAG ATCAAACCAAAAGTTGTTATACCAAGTCATGTGAGCTGTGCGGTAATTAGATACCATAGCAGAAGAGTTACATGCTTGGAGTTCCACCCAACTAAATATAACATTATTTTATCTGGTGATAAG AAAGGACAGCTTGGAGTCTGGGATTTTGAACAAGTTTATGAAAAGACAGTTTATGGCAACATACATAGTTGTATACTCAATCACATGAA GTTTAATCCGAGAAATGATGGTACAGTATATGGGGCATCCTCAGATGGAACTCTTAGTTGCACAGACTTGGAGACAGGACTTTCATCATCATTGATGAATATTAACCCCAATGGATGGCAG AGCCCAAACACGTTTAGGATGCTCTACGGGATGGATGTAAACCCAGAGAAAGGTCTTGTGCTTGCTGCAGATAATTTTGGATCTTTGTATAT GGTTGATATCCGCTCCAACAGCCAAATTGGGGAGGCTGTCTTGATTCACAAAAAGGGAAGCAAAGTGACAGGGTTAAACTTCAATCCTGTTCAGCCAGATCTCCTCCTTAGTTGTGGAAATGATCACTTT GCTCGTTTATGGGATATTCGTCGATTGGATGCTGGATCTTCTTTGCATCAGCTTTCACATAAACGTGTAGTAAACTCAGCCTACTTTTCTCCACAAAGCGGCAGTAAAATACTTACCACAGCACAGGACAACCGTATTCGTGTATGGGATTCTATTTTTGGGAAGCTTGATTCTCCAAGTAGAGAAATCGTACACAGTCATGATTTTAATAGACATCTGACCCCCTTCCGAGCTGAATGGGATCCAAAG GACCCTTCGGAGTCTGTTGCAGTTGTTGGACGTTATATAAGTGAAAATTACAACGGAATTGCACTGCATCCTATTGATTTTATCAACATCAGCACAGGGCAACTGATTGCTGAGGTCATGGACCCTAACATTACGACTATAAGTCCTGTGAACAAGCTGCATCCTCAATATGATGTTCTGGCATCCGGTAGCTCCAG GTCCATATTCATCTGGAAGCCTGAGAAGGATCAGTCCGAGTCCATCGAGGATAGGGTTAAAAAGAATATTATTGTTTGTGGTAAGGCTGAGAAGAAAAGGAAATCCGAGGGCGACAGCGACGAGTCAGACAATGACATATACAAAGCTAAGAAGAACATTAAGTCCACGAAAACAAAGGCAAAATCAATCTCAGTGGTCATCAAGGGTAAGCAATGA